A segment of the Bos taurus isolate L1 Dominette 01449 registration number 42190680 breed Hereford chromosome 8, ARS-UCD2.0, whole genome shotgun sequence genome:
ATACAGCAGACAACATCTTGAACTGTTTCTTCAACAGGCCAGGTACCTAAAATTCCCTTTAGGAGATGGATTATCGATGACCACAGGACCCATGGAAGAGATTTCAAAACCGTAACTTCTCTTCCCACAACTCAGGACCCCAGAGGATTGTCAAAGTTGGATTGGGATAAGAAATTTTTGCCATTTTCACTGGGGCTCTAACAGAGACTTGTTGAGTGGTGGGGACATTCTGGAGGAGCAAGCTCCCCAAGGAGATGGAAATCTCCAGAATAATTCTGACTAATTATTCTTCTAGTCCCTAAAATGATGAGGACAGGCAGTAGTGAGGCAATCCAGACGTGTTTCTCTCAAATCAAGTGGGGGTTGCAAAGCAGTATTTAAGGATTACATCCCAGTCATTCCAGCCCTGCCTGAGTCCATGTCAGCTCTGGTAatggattatttttttccatcctttctttCCAACAAGTTACCTATAATAATGTTGTCTGTAGGCTCAGTAGAAATCTCCCTGGAGTAGGATTGCCTGTAATTCATACGACACTCCATCCTTTCCTGTCTGAAGCAAAGTTAACTGAAATTGCCAACTTcatagggagaaaaataaatggtCCTCCAGTcacaaagtgaaaagtaaaagtgaaagtcactcagtcatgtctgactctttgtgaccccatggaccatacagtccatggaattctccatgtcagaatactggagtgggtatcctttgccttctccagggcatcttcctgacccaggaatcgaaccggagtctcctgcattacaggcagattatttaccagctgagctaccagggaagctttccAGTCACAACTTCTCCCAAATTGACTCTTATATACCTCCAGATGGACGCATTATAGACTGAGATATAGCCTAAATCAGGCCTGGAAATCCTTGAGCTGTAACCCCAAATTTTAATTGCCCAAACTGATTTGAGTGGTTAGCATGCATATGTTTCCAGCTTACCAGGACACAGCTGCTACCCGCCTCTTTCATGTCATCACACTGAACCAGCAACCAAGTTGTCCTAGGTGGATAGTATTACTTCAGAGCCTGTGCCGGAAACCACGTGAAGCCTGTGTACCTCACCCAACAGAGCTTCCTTAGTGCCAGAGGAAGCGTGTAGCCCCACACTCCCAGTTTCTCCTCTCTCACAAATTATAGGCACATCAATCCCACCTCAGGCAACCTCTTATTGTACAAACATCATTCTTCAGTGGCTGCTTCTTTCCCCTCCTTTAAAGTATCTCAGGAAAATGTCAACAGCGttctctctggttttgttgttgttgttattgttggtcttctctctcctttcctttgttctattttttagcTTAAAAAATACCTAATTACAAATGTTGAGTCAATATTTTTATATGCCGATAATCCATTATGCCTTTTCCTAGATAAACTCTTCAATGAAACAACCACAACGGCACCTCCTGAAATAGTCAGCCATGAAGAAAGTAAAGAACCTTTTGGAGAAACTACTCACAGTATTAAACTTACAACATTGTAGTCAGACCTGGAGCATGTCATTATATGACttaaaaatttaactttcatTACTCTGAATATTTCGTAAAGTGATAACGTACTTAAAGAATTCATGCTGCTACAATTTAAAATCACTCTAAAATCTTTTAAATGGTAAAAATCTAGGAATCAATTTTCAGATTTACCTGACAAAGGATAGGAAATGAACTCTTTTCAAAATACAACCTGATTGTAGTAAAATGTATTACAGTtatgtttatattaaatatatatttatataaaatagcatatgtgtataaatatacatttatataaatatatttaatacattttaatataattttaaaagttatagtaATAATTTTAACAATCACATACTTGGTAAATAAACTTAACTCTGCTTAGAGTTGATTTTTAGCATTTCCTAAGAATATTAGTGGAGAGTTCAGAGCTAGACTTTACAAAATCAAAattatcattttacttttctgacAGTACTGTTTCTTATAACATACTTGTGAAATCATAACAACTCAGGATGGCTTTTCTCTAAGGTCTTGGAAGAGCAGTGGTCTAATTGAAGACAGTGAACTGTTATTACATGAAACCCTATATTCTCCAGTTCATACAATCCAAGTATATTTCTCATGACTCCTTTAATATGGTTATTCACTTTCTTGAATAACCATATTagagtaatatttaaaaatagaaatcttaTCATCCTGGTATCCCCCTTCTTAAATACCATCAGTAACTTACTGCTAGGTTTGGGGTCATATTCTAAATTCTTAGCCAGGCATTCAAGTCTGAAGTGATCTGACCATTGAAGAACTTGCCAGTCTCGTTTCTGGTCGCATTCCCCACCCATATTCTCCACACCAGACTACCTGAACCTGCTCAGAACACCTGCGTTTGCTCACCGTGGAAGGACCTCTCTCTCACATAGTTTATCTGGCAAACAATTCCTAATCCTCTGAGCCTTTGTGAGAGCATGACCTCCCTCGCGAAGTGTTTCCGGCTTTTGAAAGTGAATTAGATCCTTCTGTGCATACCACCTGTGCGTTGCTACGAAAGCCCTCATTCTCCTGCAATGTGATGAACAGTGATTCTTGTCTGTCTGCCTCTCAAAGTAAGAGTGTGTTCCTTAAACATAAGACCTGTATCTCGTTCATTTCTGTAACTTTAATGCCACCCACAGGGTCTGGCACATGGCAGGAACTCAAGGTGTAACTGTTACATGACTAGACCAacataaaaaaatgaacattctATCACAATTTTACTAAAGTCAAATTACCTTATTTTGTTATCctgttctattttgttttttaaacagaagGAACCCAGAGTCCAAATGAGCCTGCATTTTGGACAATGTTAGCTAAAGGTAAACTCATAGTACTTAGGTAGCTGGgaaaatgttttggttttctgaagTCTGCTGTAAGAAAGCCAAGATCAGTGTAAATTTTTCTAATACTAAGAATTAATATGTCAACATTTTGCTGCCATCATCACGTGAATAGCAAATACAACACAGACCCAGAAAGTTGATCAAGTGTCACATGTCTTCTGATCCTCTCACCAAAAGTTTCTTTCTCCTACAGATGTTACAATCTagccatttaatttatttatgattaaaaattttaaataaggctCTTGCTCAATAGTATCCCTCTTTGTATTTGGAGCAGTATGTGTATAAGGACACGGGGATGCATGAGTGAATGCAAAGTAGATATCAAAATATATGCATGCACAAAAGTAATATGTAAACCATAAATGTACATGCATTCATTTATAAATCACATGCATAGCatttatatgtatgcatgtatacacataacatgtatattatcaatGAATGTATACATGCATAAATATAATTCATGTATcacacatatgcatgcattaTGTGAATTATATGCCATATTTGATGGATCCTCATTTGCAGATTCTGTATTTGTGAATTTACctacatttaaaatttctttggaactctccaaaTCAATACTTTCAGAACTTTCACAGTCATTGATGGACACACACAGAgtagcaaaaataaatttaattgccTGAAGCTCTTGTTCCCAGCTAAAGTATAACAAAGGCCTTTTTTTCCCAGCTGTCTTGCTGTaaacaaaatatctttttttgtggCCTGTTTAGTGTAAGGTGTTTTGCATTTTTGTGCTTTCTGCTGGctattttgctattttaaatgcCCTCCATGTGTAGTATTACAATGCTATTTGGTTCCTAAATAGGAGAAGGCTGTTATGTACCTCAGGAAGAAAAATGTGTGTATTATATAAGCTTCATACAGGTGTGAGTTATAATGCTATTGATTGTGAGCTCAGTGTTAATGAatcagactgtagcccaccaggctcctctgtccatgggatttcccaggcaagaatactagagtgggtttccattcccttctccagaagatcttcccaacccaggaatggaatctgggtctccctcattgcaggtggattctttacctcctgagccaccagggaagtataatCAATCAGCCATATATACTAAATAAAGTGTCTCTAAACAGAAACATACATAAAACAAGGTTACTGGGTCAAAAACAAGGTTATATGACCAGAGGCTCATAAGAACCTAACGCTGTATTTCCCTTAGGAATGATGATGGTTCAGTATTCATTTAATTCAGTGCttacatgacttaatgactaccatgaaaaatgagaatgaactgtatatagtatacacacacatctacacacacaatAATTTTAGTAAGTGAATTTTGTTTACCATAACACCAATTTATTGTTTTAACAGCTATAAATGCAACCACCAGTGAGGACAACCAACGAGATCAATTTTTTCACCCAATTCCAAGTAAGAGCAAAATACTTCAattaaatggatacataaatacTCACACACATTTTAGTGTCTAGATGGCGATACTGTTTTCCTCAGTAAGGTGTGGTATTTGTAAGAGAGTAGTATGGTGACTGATGTTACACTAGAGAGGACATTTACAGTTTTAGGAGAGGCATGGtttctaaacagtgttctccatgACCACATTGCAGATATTTCCATCTTCCTGTTGTGTAACTTCTATTCCTGGAAGTAAATAGAAACAGTAAACTAAATGGAGTTGTAGGCAAATGAACAATACATAGGAtgcagttttttttaattgaaagactTGTTTAGAGCAGTTCTAGGCTACAGAAAAATCGAGTAGAAAGTAAAGAGTTCTCATATATTCCACCCACTTAGTTTTCCTTGTTATTAACATCTTCCAGTGGTgtggtgcatttttttttaataattgatgAGCCAATATTGATACATTGTTATTAACTAAGCTTCACAGTTTACATTAGAGTTCATTCTTTGAGTTGCACAATGCTACAGGTTTTCACGAATATCTTGTGTCCACCATTACAACCATACAGAGTAGCTTCAGTGCCCTAAAAATTTTCTGTGATCTACTTAGCCATCTTTCCCTTCCCCAACCCTGATCTTTCTGTTGTCTCTAtagctttgccttttccaaaaggTCAAATAGTTGGAAACATACATGTATTCTTTTCAGAGTGGCTTCTTTGGCTTAGTACTCTGCATTTAGgtttcttctgtgtctttttgtGACTTGACAGTTTACTACTTTtcatcactgaataatattccagtatATGGATGTACTGgtatgtttatccattcacctattgcaGGACATCTGGActgtttccaagttttggcaataatgaataaagctgctataaacattcatgcgTAGGTTTTTGTGTGgtcataagttttcaactcattcGGGTAAATACCAAGGATTGTGACTGCTGAATCATGGGGTAAGACTATGTTCAGATTTGTAGGAGATCACCAAACTGCCTTCCAAAgcggctgtaccattttgcattcccaccaccaaCAAACGAGAGAATTCCTGCTGCCGGATGTAGTTTTCATTAATggcttgattttatttatatgaataaaaGAACTCCTGACTTTGATGGAAAATTTCATAACCAGGCATCATATTAATTTTCCCCAAACCTCTGTCCTATGTAAATACactgaaaaagaaatagcatCTGATAATACATGTAGGGCCTACCACCATAATTCTGTGCTGGGTTATTTGACACTTAATGCCACTTGCCTTTCAGTGAGTCAAGAAAATGGTGTCAGTCTTCTTTATTTAGAAAAGTGACAACCAGTAATAACAATGTTCTggaaatattttgtcttttcGAGTAATGAAAGTGAGCATGATGGATTTTCTATTGCGTGTTGAGCACCTACCACACTTTACGTATGTCGTTGTGTCAATCCTCACAGCAATTCCATGAAAGCtggtattatctccattttacagatgaagaaactgtggcttgggggggggggcggggcgctgGGAAAAACCTGTCCCAACTTGTAATTAGCTTTTCTATAATTTCCAATGGTTAGGAATTTCAAACCCTTCTTTAGTTTTGACCATCACCTTGATAAACAAATGTACTATAAGCACACCTCTTTACAAAAGCCCTTTTAATTCAGGAGCACAGcccattttaatataatttatttccaaaataatctGCCTCAAAGTCAAGATATCAGTCATTCACAACTGTATACATTTCTCTCCCCTTGGCCTAGGATTGCACAtggacaattttaatttttttaatataagagaGTATACACATGGGAATTTGTCATTGCTTATTACCAAAACATCATTAcctgaaaaaaaatcatgaaaaatcaTTGGAACTTTTGAGTGAAAAGATGTTGGGGGAGAAGGGACAAATAGCAACATGATCATTTAAAGTCACCATTACATGCCTATTAAGTCAGACATATATTCAGGAAGATATAAGATTTggcagtaaatatatatatttattcttcagTAAAAAGACTTTTGATGTTTCTGGATCCAGACATGATTTTAATCATATGTTTAGAAAGTTAGctaagtttccatttctttaacaTCAAACACACTAGATTTGATCacagtaataaaaagacaaattcaGTTCTTAAGCCTTGTGGAGGAAGCACTGTAGTACATCATCCTtttaacttaaaagaaaaatcaactcCTGCCAACAGGAGAAATGAATATTTCTCTCCTGAAGGACTAATCCCATGTGTGTAATTTCATCACGTTTTTAATAGTAATCTCTTCCAAGTCTTGGATTGGTTTTTAATTATACAAGGAGGAAGACTGATACATGTTTTAACATCTGGTCACCTGGATTTGATACCAGAttttgccacttactagctatgtgccAAGGGCAAATCCATAAACTTCTGTGATCCTGGAAAATGGAGTGAGGGTCAGCTCCTCCAAGATTGCTGTGAAgggaaaaggttaaaaaaaaaaaaaagttgagagtCTTTGTCCATAGGAAGTGGCCTATAGCCTTCTCCTTGGCATTGCATGAAGGTAGAGGGGAGAGTGCAGTGAAGACTCTGGGTGGCAAAGGCGTCTCTCCAGTTGCATTGTGATCCTTATTCTGCCAGAAAAACTTGCTGAACACAGTCACTCTTTCccactgcattttctttctttcctcttagaCTCTGATGTGAATACTACATGGGAAGACAACACGGCAAGAATACAGGAAGCCAAGTTAAAATTAATGCTGGGCATCTCACTGATGACCCTCTTCCTTTTTGTCGTCCTGTTGGCAATCTGCAGTGCCATGCTGTACAAAATGAAGATGATGAAGTAAGTCTGCAGACCTCACAGCCTTTAAAACACAGGACAGGACACTCCCACTCTCCTTTCCTCAGTAGAGGGCTGGGCAAACACGACTCCCAAGTTTATAAGGTATTCAGTTTGGCTCCTTTGCCTCTCTTTGGAGAGGACCATGGAGCTGTCTCTCAAGGAGTATCACACTTGAACTTGtcctcaatattttaaataatcatcTAGAGAAACAACCCTTGTCAATTGGGAAGGTGATAGAGAAGCTAATGCATTCTTTTTCCATAGCCTTGAGACAAAAGGGGTTATGAACTCTGTTCTAAATAGCACATCTGTGTAGAGTctaacatttttcatttatctaGTGTAATAATAAATAGACAATATATTGGACAGaattcatatattattttaagaTGCTTTTCTAAGTCAAgctgcaaacacacacaaaaacagttCTTGatgtatgtttctgttttcagaTATAAACAAGCATGTCAGACTGGTGAATACTCTGTCAACCCAGAGCTGGCCACCCTATCTTACTTTCATCCATCAGAAGGCGTATCAGACACATCATTTTCTAAGAGTGCTGAGAGCAGCACATTTTGGGGCACCACTTCTTCAGAAttaaagaagtcagacacaaggTCAAAATCTAGGATGACAGACATGACTTCCACAGCCTCAGAGGAAAatgaggagtcagacatgattcagaGTGAGGAGCCCAGCGAGGAACCCACAGACGATTAGACAACTGTAATATTTTTGTCATAAAAAATACCTTCGTGATGCTCATTTATAATTTGGAAACTCTGCCGAGACCAAGTTTTCCCAGTGTCTTCAAAGGAGGGCATATTCAATAAAATTCTCTCAGCTATAAAAagtatttaagggaaaaaatataaggaaataaGGTGTGAAAAAGTTCATCAAGTAAAAAATGATCCTGTTAAGTGACTTATGCAAAATATTCATTCTAGGCTGGCTCTTTTTAAAATACGAGTATGTCATTTTTTTACCTTACCTGTGGGCATTTTAGGGAATTTCGGGGCAACCACTTCTatgcccctccccaccaccaaagcaaaaagaacacacCCATTGCTGTTTACTGGCAAAACAGGTGTGCCGTATCAAGAGACAAAACTAGTATTAGAGACTCCTGGCATTCTTCAATTGTTTCAAAGTCATCAGGGTGCTCTCATGGGACAGTAAGATttaggggaaaatattttttccacttttaaaGTATCCATAACCATTTGCGATATCATTgttttccagaagaagagaaaggaaggagggattcCAGCATCTAATTTCCTAGAGGGGGATTTATGGGTCCTGAATATTTTAGGGCTAGAGGCCCCtaccttctctctccccaccaaGCACCCGTGCTTGGTATGTGGTATTGGGGGAGGGGAAAGCATTTCAAAGACTAATTTATGTAATCAATGACTTATGAAACTATCTATCCTAGGAGTATTTCAGTTTACAGAGAAGACCAATGGAATCGGGATACTGTTTCCCTTTTAGGAGTGTTTCAACTGGAAGGATTTTAGAAACATGTAATCAGATCCTTTGTGGATATGTGTGGatgatggggagggagagagctGGGGCAGTGTCATTGTCTTCCTAAATTCTCACCTACTTTATGCTACGCACTTTGACACATTATATCACATAGAATTCTACCACCCTGTGCAAGACAAGTTTATTAGACAGACCAAAAAATGAGAACTTGGGTAAACTGCATACCTTGTCTAAGAGACAGGCAAAGTTTAGATGCGCTTTGACACTGAAGTTCTCTCCCTGATCCATGAAGGTTAACAGTCAAACTTGTAACAAGTCCAAGGATGTTTAGAGGCAAGGTAGGCATCCACAAGGCAGGGGATTCCTTAACCCAAATGTCCTTTCAGCTCTTGGGAGATTG
Coding sequences within it:
- the EQTN gene encoding equatorin, giving the protein MNFILFIFLSGVFTPEISGIDPPYEEHEMTPIPEQPVPEQPVPEHPVAEHPVPEHPVPEHPMPEQPVPEQPHTMEEENKEHTPEKTGDHYKDVKQYVFTTQNPNGTQSEISVRATTDLNFSLRNYKLFNETTTTAPPEIVSHEEKGTQSPNEPAFWTMLAKAINATTSEDNQRDQFFHPIPNSDVNTTWEDNTARIQEAKLKLMLGISLMTLFLFVVLLAICSAMLYKMKMMKYKQACQTGEYSVNPELATLSYFHPSEGVSDTSFSKSAESSTFWGTTSSELKKSDTRSKSRMTDMTSTASEENEESDMIQSEEPSEEPTDD